One Marasmius oreades isolate 03SP1 chromosome 7, whole genome shotgun sequence genomic window, CAGCATTTCAACAATGAGAAGTTTGAGACTGCACAATATGACAAGCACCTCAAGGATTACGAGTCTTCCTCCGTTAAGATAACGACTTCCCTGTCATTCCTCAACTCGGGGCAAAACGTGATATTCTCGAGTGCATTGACAATGACTATGTTGATGGCTGCACAAGGTGTCATTGAAGGTAAGAATGTTGTCGTTCAGTTATCTTGATCTAACCCAACCTCTCCTCAAGGAACTATGACTGTGGGTGACCTTGTAATGGTCAATCAATTGATTTTCCAGCTTTCCTTCCCTCTGAATTTCCTTGGGACCATCTACCGAGAAATGAAGCAGAACCTCTTGGATATGGAGGTTCTCTTCAAATTACGCGAGGAGAATCCGCCTCTTCAAGTAAGTTGCCCATGCAATTCTTGCACAACGAGTTTTTATGCCTAATTCTAGGACAAACCTGGTGCAAAACCCCTACAACTACGCGGGGGGTCCATCCGGTTCGAGAACGTAGACTTTGCCTACCATCCTGACCGTCCCATCTTCCGAAATCTCTCCTTCACCGTTCCTGCGGGGAAGAAAGTAGCAATTGTTGGTCCCTCCGGATGCGGAAAGTCAACTGTGTTCCGTCTTCTATTCCGATTTTACGATCCCTCGTCTGGACGAATCTTCATAGACGACCAAGATGTTCGAGATTTACAAATCAAGAGTGTTCGGGAGAATATCGGTGTGGTACCACAGGATACACCACTTTTCCACGCGGATGTTATGCACAATGTGCGGTATGGAAGGTTGTCGGCGACAGATGAAGAGGTCATAGAGGCGGCCAAGAAGGCCAATGTGCATAACACGGTTACGGGACTACCAGAAGGGTATAAGACGAAGGTGGGGGAGAGAGGGTTGATGATCAGTGGAGGAGAGAAGCAGAGGTTGGCGGTGGCTCGAGTCTTATTGAAGGATCCTCCGATTTTGTTCTTTGACGAAGCGGTGAAGTTTTCTGTCATCATGTTTCATGAGAACGCATTTTTTATGCCCTGCCTATTTAGACTTCGGCGCTGGATTCCAACACAGAAACGGAGCTGATGCGGAATATCAACAATACCCTATTAGATCAGTCGAGAACGAGCATATTTATTGCTCACCGACTCAAGACCGTTGTCGAAGCTGGTATGTATCCTATCAGTCGCTGGACAGAATTTATCGTATGATTGACTTGTGCTTTAGATCTCATTGTTGTTCTGAAGGATGGTCAGGTAGCTGAACAGGGAACCCACGAGCAACTGATTAGAAAAGGCGGCTTGTATTTCACAATGTGGCAACAACAATCCTCTGCAGAATTGTTATCGGAGGCAGAGCTATCGGATGTCACGTCGTAGATAAGGAGTGGTGGCATGCTTGAGGCGTATTTCTTAGATTTATCGTATTCTATACATATGTAGACCTGTAACCGGCCCTTCAAACGATGGCTATATCATGTATTCTATCTCCGTTTCCATTCTCCCTATCGTACTTGGATCTTGTATCAAAAGCGAGTGATCAAAACACGGTTTAGAGTTCGAGTCGCGCTTGAATAAGGATAAAATACGCCCATTTATTCGAATCTCATAACATTCCTCCCACCAAAGCAACAATTAATTTAGTGAGTAACGGAATTCTTCTCTCTCCACCCTTCCATTCGCCAGCATCTTGCCTGATATTAGCTGCCTCCGCAGCCAGGTCAGTACTAAGTCGGGATATCGAGTTTGAATTCGACGTCG contains:
- the ATM1 gene encoding Iron-sulfur clusters transporter atm1, mitochondrial, encoding MFPVLVGHFARPGPHNIALWRHFFAASQTCRRSLVSFSSLKYCSAGRSRRCYGHLAQGKSQEAGRKNEGFKEKPSTPPNSKSSTSGDILSEVAPPTLSQERRNNWIVIKRLMENVWPKNDWKTRGTVVMGFVFLFGGKLLNVQVPLIFKQIIDTLNLDITSSTTVWTVGGSLILGYGAARIGANVFGELLNATFANIGQRAVRKVARETFDQIMSMDMKFHLSRQTGGLTRAIDRGTKGISFLVQAVLFRIIPTAVEISLVCGILTYKFGWNFAAITVGTLAAYTWFTVRTTAWRTRFRREANKADNQAATIAVDSLLNYEAVKHFNNEKFETAQYDKHLKDYESSSVKITTSLSFLNSGQNVIFSSALTMTMLMAAQGVIEGTMTVGDLVMVNQLIFQLSFPLNFLGTIYREMKQNLLDMEVLFKLREENPPLQDKPGAKPLQLRGGSIRFENVDFAYHPDRPIFRNLSFTVPAGKKVAIVGPSGCGKSTVFRLLFRFYDPSSGRIFIDDQDVRDLQIKSVRENIGVVPQDTPLFHADVMHNVRYGRLSATDEEVIEAAKKANVHNTVTGLPEGYKTKVGERGLMISGGEKQRLAVARVLLKDPPILFFDEATSALDSNTETELMRNINNTLLDQSRTSIFIAHRLKTVVEADLIVVLKDGQVAEQGTHEQLIRKGGLYFTMWQQQSSAELLSEAELSDVTS